The Acidobacteriota bacterium genome contains the following window.
GACCGCGATCGCGTCATGGTCGCCTGCGCACGTGGCCGTGCACCGACTGGCCGGCGCCGGGTTCGACTCGCTCGACCAATGGATCGATGGCGAGACGCCGCATGCCGAGAGTCGTGCGATGAGCGCCGACGAGATGGCTTTCTGGTTGTATTCCTCCGGAACGACCGGGACCCCGAAGGCGGTGATCCACACCCACGGTTGCGTGAGCGCAGGCGACGCCTACATGCGTGCATTGGGGCTGGCCCCCGGTGAACGCGTATTCGCCTCGTCGAAGCTGTTCTTTGCCTTCGCGCTTGGCCACACCGTCCTCGGAGGCTTGCGCGCCGGGGCCACGGTCATCCTGTGCCAGGACTGGCCCGATCCGGCCAGGGTCGCCGACATCGTGGAGCGTCATCGCCCGAGCGTCATGCTCAGTGTGCCCACGATGCTCAGGAACCTGCTGCGCGACGGTTTCGCCGACCGTGCCGGCTTTCGCTCGGTCCGGATCTATCTGTCGGCTGGGGAGGCGTTGCCGGCCGGACTGTACGAGCGATGGCTGGCACAGACCGGCGTTCCAGTCATCGAGGGAATCGGTGCCAGCGAGACGATCTTCATGTTCATTTCCGGGATGCTTGCGGACCACCGTCCGGGCGCGACCGGAAAGCCGGTCTCGTATGCGCAGGTCAGGCTTCTCGACCGCTTCGACCGGCCGATCACGGATCCCGATGTGCCCGGAACCGCGTGGGTGAAGATGCCTTCGCTGTGTCGGGGCTACTGGAAGGAACCCGAGAAGACCCTGGCCGCGTTTCGTGATGAATGGTTCTGCACCGGCGACACGTTCAGCGTCGACTCCGACGGCTGGTGGTATCACCAGGGGCGCAGCGACGATCTGCTGAAGATCTCCGGTCAATGGGTGAGTCCAGCGGAGATCGAACAGGTCGCGACCGCAGTGCCGGGGGTTCTGGAAGCGGCTGTGGTCGGTGTCGAGAACAGCGACGGACTCGTCAGGATGACGCTGTTCGTGGTCACGGCCGCCGACATCCCGGAAGGTACGCTGGCGCGAACCCGGTTGAAGGAAGCCATCACACAGACCCTGAGTTCGACCCTGTCGATCTACAAGTGCCCGCGCGACATCCGGTTCATCGAGGAGGTTCCGCGCACGGCGACCGGAAAGGCGCAGCGCTTCCTGCTGCGACGCGTTGCGCTGCAGGAAAACGCGCGGTGCGAAACGTAATAGTCAACCAAAGAGAGGAGTGAGACATGGGCTTCATCAGGAGTCTTCTCGGATTGACCGCCGCGGGGGTTTCCGCGTTTGCTCTTGCGCAGGCCCCTCTGAAGATCGGGGTTATCGCGGAGATGACCGGGGCGCAGGCCGAATACGGTCTGCAGATAACCAACGGCATCAAGCTGTATCTGAGCGAGCACGGCGACACCGTGGCCGGTCGCAAGATCGAACTCGTGATCAAGGACGTCGGCGGCCCGAATCCGGAAGTCGCCAAGCGGATCGCACGGGAGTTGATCGCGCGTGACAAGGTCGAGGTCCTGGCCGGGTTCGGATTCAGCCCGAATGCGCTGGCGGTCGCGCCGATCGCGACCGAAGCGCAGGTGCCGATGGTCGTGATGAACGCTGCGACGTCGATTATCCCGTTGCGCTCGCCGTACATCATTCGCACTTCGTTCACGCTGGCGCAGGGCGCGATGGGCATCGCGAAATGGGCCGCGAAGAACGACCTCAAGCGCGTCTTCATCCTGTACGCCGACTACGCGCCGGGTAACGACGCGAAGAACCAGTTCCGCAAGACGTTCGTGGAGGCCGGTGGCGAGATCCTCGGCGAGATCGGGGTTCCGTTGAAGAACCCGGAGTTCGGTCCGTACATGGAGCGCGTGAAGGACGCCAGGCCGGACGCGGTGTTCATGTGGTTCCCGTCGGGTGAACTGGCGACCGCCCTGGTCCGGGCCTTCCGCGAGCGTGGCCTGGAAAAGGCCGGCATCAAACCTTTGGGCACCGGCGATGCCGTCGACGACATGTTCGTCAATTCGATGGGAGAAGCGGCGCTCGGCCTGATCACGGCGTCGCATTATTCGATCGCACATGACTCGCCGAAGAACAAGGCCTTCGTGGCCAGATACCAGAATCTGTTCGGTACGACCATTCGGCCGAACTTCATGGCGGTGGGTGGTTACGACGGCATGGCCGTGATTCACGGCGCGCTGAAGCAAC
Protein-coding sequences here:
- a CDS encoding ABC transporter substrate-binding protein yields the protein MGFIRSLLGLTAAGVSAFALAQAPLKIGVIAEMTGAQAEYGLQITNGIKLYLSEHGDTVAGRKIELVIKDVGGPNPEVAKRIARELIARDKVEVLAGFGFSPNALAVAPIATEAQVPMVVMNAATSIIPLRSPYIIRTSFTLAQGAMGIAKWAAKNDLKRVFILYADYAPGNDAKNQFRKTFVEAGGEILGEIGVPLKNPEFGPYMERVKDARPDAVFMWFPSGELATALVRAFRERGLEKAGIKPLGTGDAVDDMFVNSMGEAALGLITASHYSIAHDSPKNKAFVARYQNLFGTTIRPNFMAVGGYDGMAVIHGALKQLGNSFGGERAVAAMKAMKFESPRGPISFDNDRDVVQDIYIRKVERRGGELYSIEFDKLPNVKDPGKESSK
- a CDS encoding benzoate-CoA ligase family protein encodes the protein MPGEAIDCTSRLNATDLILGPALADGRHQDTALVCGETAVAFGELDSWCNRVSNALAARTTVGDRVLMLLKDSPLFVAAFLGIMRGGRVAVPLNTRLAPRDLAYVLQHSEAAAVLVDADFLPVYREATAIASWSPAHVAVHRLAGAGFDSLDQWIDGETPHAESRAMSADEMAFWLYSSGTTGTPKAVIHTHGCVSAGDAYMRALGLAPGERVFASSKLFFAFALGHTVLGGLRAGATVILCQDWPDPARVADIVERHRPSVMLSVPTMLRNLLRDGFADRAGFRSVRIYLSAGEALPAGLYERWLAQTGVPVIEGIGASETIFMFISGMLADHRPGATGKPVSYAQVRLLDRFDRPITDPDVPGTAWVKMPSLCRGYWKEPEKTLAAFRDEWFCTGDTFSVDSDGWWYHQGRSDDLLKISGQWVSPAEIEQVATAVPGVLEAAVVGVENSDGLVRMTLFVVTAADIPEGTLARTRLKEAITQTLSSTLSIYKCPRDIRFIEEVPRTATGKAQRFLLRRVALQENARCET